DNA from Dehalococcoidia bacterium:
TTGACACCCACTATCTCAACTTCATCTCCTGGATGAATGGTTCCTCGCTCTACACGTCCAGTAACAACAGTACCTCGACCCTTGATTGAGAAAACGTCCTCAACAGGCATCAAGAAATCACCATCGCGTGGGCGTTCAGGAACCTCAATATATTCGTCAATTTGCTTTACTAATTCGAGAACACCAGCGTATTCAGGAGCGGAAGCATCTGTACTGGTTGACTCAAGAGCACCAAGTGCGCTCAACCGAACAATCGGAGTGTCATCTCCAGGGAAATTATACTTGCTCAGAAGCTCACGTATTTCTAATTCAACCAGCTCAAGCAACTCTTCATCGTCCATCATGTCACACTTATTTAGTGCTACGACGATCTTAGGCACTTCAACCTGTCGAGCAAGCAATATGTGCTCACGAGTCTGAGGCATTGGACCATCTGGGGCAGAAACTACAAGTATCGCACCATCCATCTGTGCAGCACCTGTAATCATATTTTTAATATAGTCAGCGTGACCAGGGCAATCCACGTGAGCATAATGTCGAGTTTCCGATTCATACTCAACATGAGAAATATTAATTGTTACACCACGTGCTTTTTCTTCAGGTGCGCTGTCGATCGAATCGAACGCACGAAAAGAACCTGTCCCCGCTGTGGCAAGCACCTTAGTGATAGCAGCGGTCAATGTCGTTTTCCCATGGTCGACGTGACCAATAGTACCTACATTAAGGTGGGGCTTATTCCGTTCAAACTTTTGCTTCGCCATCTAACTTTCTCCTCTATCGTTGCGACTTCATGAGTCTTTATCAACAATCTACTTATCTTTCCTACACTGCCTCTATATCATCGAATGGAGCCCACAATCGGACTTGAACCGATGACCTCGTTCTTACCAAGAACGTGCTCTACCGTCTGAGCTATGTGGGCTAATCGCCAGCCTGCCAACACCATGGTGTGGTGGAGGGAACAGGATTCGAACCTGTGTAGCCCGAAGGCGTCAGTTTTACAGACTGATGGATTTAGCCACTCTCCCATCCCTCCGCAAGGCCATTGCCTAGTTTATCACCCCAATCTCGTTCCAGACAAAGCCTGGAGCCCGAGGAGGGAATCGAACCCACAACCTGCCGATTACAAATCGGCTGCGCTAGCCGTTGCGCCACTCGGGCTAGGACGGCACTCGCAGAATTAAAAAGACGGCCCGAAGGCCATCCGTTGAATTATAATTTTTGGCACGCCACTCAGTCAATATTTACCTTTGTTTTAATATTTGAAAAAGTAGTAAAAGCATTTATATTGCCCAAAGACAAGGAGTAGCTATGAGACCAAGCCTCATTTTTCTAGGGCTATTTTCGATCTTAATGCTTATTTATTTCGCTCTATCAACTTTTGTACAAGCAAGCCATATTTTCCTATTACAATTAGCACTAATATTAGTGCTGTTAGTCATCACTCGATGGTTTCGGCATCGTAATCATTAAAATTAAAAATCGACATTTAAGGTGGTAACAACCTGATTAGTTACATCTAAGACGCGCACGGCATTATTCTTTGTATCAGCAACAAATATTTTATCTCCTGCTATCGATATCCCTCTCGGCTCGTTAAATCTTGCATCAGCAAAATTACCATCCCTAAATCCTTTTTGTTTCACCCCTGCAATTGTGCTCACTCCTTCAGTGGTTAAACCAATGCGCCTAATCTTGTGATTGTGAGTATCCGAAATGTAGAGTACTCCTCCATTTTCAGTAACTCCCTGAGGCATTCTTAACCTTGCCTCCGGCATCGCACCGTCAATGTCCCCCGAATCGAATTTAGCATTGCCCAATATTGTCCAAACTGCATGAGATGTGGTCAGATCAGCGCAACGAACTGCACTAGCAACGGTATCTAAGAAATAAATCACTCCATCTTCGTCTGAGGCAATTGCACTAGGGTCTAGAAGCAATGCTTCTTCTGGCGCACCATCCTTAAATCCTTGTACTCCTTGTCCTACAACTGCCTGAATCACACCGCTGTCTAGGCTATATGTCCAAATTTGGGACCTCCCATTCATTGAAATGTACAAATCTCTACCTATCAAAGTCATGTCCCATGGTGATTCCAAGTCGATCTCTAATGCTGGGCCGCCATCAACCCTTCCTCCCGCTGGAAAGCCAGTTCCCGCTATTGTGTCCACATTCGAAAATTCAAGATCGATCATACGGATCAAATGATTAGTTGTATCAGCCGCAAAAAGAATTTCTCCAAGCTGGACAAGTCCTTGTGGTTGACTGAATTGTGCTGTCTCAAAAGAACCATCAGACATTCCTTCAATTCCGTTCCCAATGAGTGTCTGGATCTCACCATCAAGGCTAGCTACAATTATTCGGTTATGCCCTGTGTCAGAAATAAACAATCGATCATTATCGAAGTCTGTTAACACATGTGTGGGAAATCGAAGATTCTGGTTATATTGCATATGGATTTCTCATTTGTTTTAAACCTACAGTCACCTTTCTAATTCTAATGTATATAATTAGCTAATGATTACCTATGAACCCGTCATTGGCCTTGAGGTCCATGCACAATTGAAAACCGCGAGCAAGATGTATTGTTCATGTGGCTCTGATTATCAAAATGCTGAACCAAACAGCAGGGTATGTCCTGTGTGCCTCGGTCTCCCAGGTGCTCTCCCTGTTATAAATCGTGAGGCAATTAAGTCCATTATTATGATTGGGCTGGCATTAAATTGCGATATCTCAGAACACAGTAAATTTGACCGAAAAAATTATACGTACCCAGATTTAATGAAAGGTTATCAAGTCTCTCAATATGACCTTCCTGTTTGTTTAGATGGATACATGGATATCAATGTTGATGGTATTGAGCGGCGTGTTGGAATCGAAAGAGTACACATGGAAGAGGACGTAGCAAAACTTAGCCACCATCTGGACTCTTCTACTGGAAAAGGCTATTCACTTGTAGATGTCAATCGTTCAGGTGTCCCTTTAGTCGAAATGGTTAGTAGGCCCGACATTAGATCAGCCGAAGAAGCGCGACAATACTTAATTAATTACCAATCCATATTAAGGTATTTAAATGTATCGACAGCAAATATGGATGAGGGTTCATTCCGTTGTGATGCAAATGTAAGTATAAGACCGAAGGGCGAAGAAAAATTTGGTACAAAAGTTGAAATAAAAAACATGAATAGCTTTAGATCTGTATTTCGAGCAATCG
Protein-coding regions in this window:
- a CDS encoding GTP-binding protein; the protein is MAKQKFERNKPHLNVGTIGHVDHGKTTLTAAITKVLATAGTGSFRAFDSIDSAPEEKARGVTINISHVEYESETRHYAHVDCPGHADYIKNMITGAAQMDGAILVVSAPDGPMPQTREHILLARQVEVPKIVVALNKCDMMDDEELLELVELEIRELLSKYNFPGDDTPIVRLSALGALESTSTDASAPEYAGVLELVKQIDEYIEVPERPRDGDFLMPVEDVFSIKGRGTVVTGRVERGTIHPGDEVEIVGV
- a CDS encoding alkyl hydroperoxide reductase — its product is MQYNQNLRFPTHVLTDFDNDRLFISDTGHNRIIVASLDGEIQTLIGNGIEGMSDGSFETAQFSQPQGLVQLGEILFAADTTNHLIRMIDLEFSNVDTIAGTGFPAGGRVDGGPALEIDLESPWDMTLIGRDLYISMNGRSQIWTYSLDSGVIQAVVGQGVQGFKDGAPEEALLLDPSAIASDEDGVIYFLDTVASAVRCADLTTSHAVWTILGNAKFDSGDIDGAMPEARLRMPQGVTENGGVLYISDTHNHKIRRIGLTTEGVSTIAGVKQKGFRDGNFADARFNEPRGISIAGDKIFVADTKNNAVRVLDVTNQVVTTLNVDF